The region CCTCAAGACCCTCGTGTTCAGCCCCCGAAAAAAGTTCTTGACAGGCTCCGCCCGGCAATGTTACATTTTGTAGCGCTACAGAATGTAACATATGAGCAGACAACCCACACCACTCAGTCCGCTGGAGAACCAGGTCATGCAAGTGATCTGGGAACGGGGGCCGTCGACCGCGCAGGAGGTACGGGCGGCTCTTCGACCTCAGCATCCCCTCAAGGAATCCACGGTCCGCACTCTCTTGCGGCGCATGGAGGAGAAAGGCTTTCTGGGCCACTCGATGCGCGGACGCGCTTATCTTTACCGTCCTCTGGTGCAGCGGCCCAAGGCGGCTGCCCGGGCCGTGCGCCAGATCGTGGAGCGGCTCTGCGGGGGCTCGGTAGAGGCCCTGCTTGTAGGCATGGTGGAAGACGAGATGGTCGATCCTGAGGAGCTTCAGCAGTTGGTCGACAAGCTGAGCCGGGCTGAAGGAGAAGAGTGATGAGCCTGATGGATTCCTGGATGACTCCGGA is a window of Acidobacteriota bacterium DNA encoding:
- a CDS encoding BlaI/MecI/CopY family transcriptional regulator; its protein translation is MSRQPTPLSPLENQVMQVIWERGPSTAQEVRAALRPQHPLKESTVRTLLRRMEEKGFLGHSMRGRAYLYRPLVQRPKAAARAVRQIVERLCGGSVEALLVGMVEDEMVDPEELQQLVDKLSRAEGEE